The Streptomyces sp. NBC_00286 nucleotide sequence CGACGATCCTGGCGACCAGGCCTTCGTAGTCCGTGTTCCAGCCGTGCTCGGCGGAGTACAGCGCGGCGTTGCGCTGGACGATCCAGCCGAGGTCGCCGGGGCCGGGGTCGCGCAGGACTACGTCCTCGCCGCGGGGTGCGCGGCCGGCGGACAGGACGTCGCGGATCGTGCGCATCGCATCCGCGAGGCGGGGGCGCTCGTTTGCCGGAACCGTCGCGAGCAGGGAGCCGACCGCCTCTCGCGATCGTTCGTCGAGCAGGTCGGCTGCCTCGCGTCCGCGCGCGGTGAGGGTGACGCGTCGGCGTCGGGTGTCCTTCTCGGACGGTGCGCGTTCGATCAGGCCGTCCTGCTCGAACTTCGCCAGGATGCGGCTCAAGTAGCCGGCGTCCAGGGACAGTTCGGTGCGCAGGTCGGCGGCGTCCGTACGGGGCGCGTGCGCTAGCTCGTACAGGACGCGGGCCTCGGTGAGGGTGTACGGGGCGTACAGCTGGCGGCTGTAGTCCAGCGCGCCGATGACGTTCGTGTAGAACCGGTTGAACGAGCGGATGTCCTGGATGGTCATAGCCCGACCTCGGATGGTTGACTCAGTCAGAGATATCGCCAGTCCGAGGGTAGGTCGACGACGGGCCCACGTCCATGGGTCGCCCAGGGCGGTGGGGGTTCGGTTCATGGGCGACTACCGGTCCGTCGTGGTTGCTCGCGCAGTTCCCCGCGCCCCCTGAGGTATGTGGTGGGTGCGGGGCCGCGTCGGGGGTGTCCGTCCTCGGACCGGCGCGCGTTGCTGTCGGCTGGTAGGGGGTGCCGGTGTTGGCGCGCCGGCCGCTGCGGGCGCACACCCCCGCCCCGTCCCCTTGCCGCCGTGGGCGGCTGCGGGGCTGTGGGGGTGCGGGCTTCCTCCGGGCGGGCTGTCCGGGGCGCGGGCTTGCCCGGGGCGCGGGCGCCTTCCGGGCACGGGCTGCTCGCGTGCGGGCGCCTTCCCGGCCGCGGGCAGTCGCAGACTTTTGCTTTTAGGGGCGCGGGGACTGCGCGCCCAGCCACATCGCACCCGCAGCCGCAGGTTCTTTAAGGGGCGCGGGGAACTGCGCGCCCAGCCACATCGCACCCGCAGCCGCAGGTTCTTTAAGGGGCGCGGGGAACTGCGCGACCGGCCACATCGCACCCGCAGCCGCAGGTTCTTTAAGGGGCGCGGGGAACTGCGCGACCGGCCACATCGCACCCGCAGCCGCAGGTTCTTTAAGGGGCGCGGGGAACTGCGCGACCGGCCACATCGCACCCGCAGCCGCAGGTTCTTTAAGGGGCGCGGGGAACTGCGCGCCCAGCCACGACGCACCCGCAGCCGCGACACGACTGTCACCCACCACCCCGGTAGGCACCCACCCGCCCACGAACCCGACCACCCGCGCTAGGCGCCCACCCGCCGGAGGCAGCGGGGCCTGGGGGCGCAGCCCCCGGTTTCGGGAAGGGGCGGGTATGGGGAATTGCCACCACCCACAACGGACCCGCAGCCAAAGAACAACCTCAACCCTTGGGGACCCCCGTCGACCCCCGCACCATCAATTCCCCCCGCACCGTCACAATCCCCCCGTCCGGCGCCTCCTCCCGCCCCATAGCGATCCGCCCCGCCCGGGCCCCCGCCTCCGACAACGGCAGGCGCACAGTCGTCAGCGCAGGCACCGCATCAACGCTGAACGGCAGGTCATCGAACCCGACGACCGATACGTCGTCCGGGATACGAAGCCCCGAGTCCCGAAGCGCGGCACAAGCGCCCAGCGCCACCGTGTCGTTCGCCGCGACGACAGCCGTCAACGACGGCTCCCGCCGCAGGAGTTCGAGGGTCGCCTCGTAACCCGCCCGGCGGTCGTACCGCCCGTGGACGGTCCACGCGGGATCGTCGGCGATGCCGTGCGCGGCGAGCGCAGCCCGGTGACCTTCGAGCCGATGCCGCGTCGTCGTCCGCTCCTCGGGCCCCGCGATATACCCCATCCTCCGATGCCCGAGCCCGATCAGGTGCTCGGTCAACTCCCGCCCACCCCCGCGGTTGTCGAACGTCAACGCCACCGCCTCGGTGTCGGCAGGCGCGGGCGGCCGCCCGCACAACACCACCCGCGTCCCAGCGTCCGCCAGCTTGCGCAGCTTCGTCGCGACGGCCGCCGCGTGCGCGGTGTTCTCGACGGCGCCCCCGGTCAGTACGACCGCGGCGGCCCGCTGCCGCTGAAGGAGCGTGAGGTAGGTGAGCTCGCGCTCCGGCGAGCCGCCCGTGTTGCAGACGACCCCCAGCCGCTCCCCGCCCGCGCGTCCACCCGGCCCGCCGATCTCGGACTGGATCGCCGCCGCCATGATCCCG carries:
- a CDS encoding bifunctional helix-turn-helix transcriptional regulator/GNAT family N-acetyltransferase; translation: MTIQDIRSFNRFYTNVIGALDYSRQLYAPYTLTEARVLYELAHAPRTDAADLRTELSLDAGYLSRILAKFEQDGLIERAPSEKDTRRRRVTLTARGREAADLLDERSREAVGSLLATVPANERPRLADAMRTIRDVLSAGRAPRGEDVVLRDPGPGDLGWIVQRNAALYSAEHGWNTDYEGLVARIVADFAEDHDPHLERVWIAELDGRPVGCVMCVRDEAPGAARLRLLLVEPDARGLGIGDQLVRACIEFARGVGYREMVLWTNDALTAARRIYQRHGFVLLAEKPHRSFGVDLVGQDWRLDLHSGQD
- a CDS encoding LacI family DNA-binding transcriptional regulator; amino-acid sequence: MTVTLADVAARAQVSPATVSRVLNGNYPVAATTRDRVLRAVDELDYVLNGPASALAAATSDLVGILVNDIADPFFGIMAAAIQSEIGGPGGRAGGERLGVVCNTGGSPERELTYLTLLQRQRAAAVVLTGGAVENTAHAAAVATKLRKLADAGTRVVLCGRPPAPADTEAVALTFDNRGGGRELTEHLIGLGHRRMGYIAGPEERTTTRHRLEGHRAALAAHGIADDPAWTVHGRYDRRAGYEATLELLRREPSLTAVVAANDTVALGACAALRDSGLRIPDDVSVVGFDDLPFSVDAVPALTTVRLPLSEAGARAGRIAMGREEAPDGGIVTVRGELMVRGSTGVPKG